A stretch of the Dechloromonas sp. TW-R-39-2 genome encodes the following:
- the lolB gene encoding lipoprotein insertase outer membrane protein LolB has protein sequence MKKGVIALCASLLLGACASAPLAPLPARDQIRDFALEARFALRVTQTGQKAENAGGRLSWEHKNGNNHLLIANPLGFTLAEIDTTPELSRLQTADGKIRTSPDAEALIEEVTGQRLPIIQLPGWLLGQNPGPDTRLDPNGRPSRRHEAGWTIDYTYADDHPDALPERLMLNRDGEIELRLRIEEWKVHP, from the coding sequence TTGAAAAAAGGTGTTATCGCACTGTGCGCCAGCCTGCTGCTCGGTGCATGCGCCAGTGCGCCGCTCGCCCCCTTGCCAGCCCGCGACCAGATTCGCGACTTCGCACTTGAAGCGCGCTTCGCACTGCGCGTTACCCAGACCGGCCAGAAAGCCGAAAATGCCGGCGGTCGACTCAGCTGGGAGCACAAAAATGGCAACAACCACCTGCTGATCGCCAATCCGCTCGGCTTTACCCTGGCCGAGATCGACACCACACCCGAACTCTCCCGCCTGCAAACCGCAGATGGCAAGATTCGCACCTCGCCGGACGCTGAAGCATTGATTGAAGAAGTCACCGGCCAGCGCCTGCCGATCATCCAGCTACCGGGCTGGCTGCTCGGCCAGAATCCGGGGCCAGACACCCGCCTGGACCCGAACGGACGACCATCCCGGCGCCACGAAGCCGGCTGGACGATCGACTACACCTATGCCGACGACCATCCGGATGCCTTGCCCGAGCGCCTGATGCTGAACCGCGATGGGGAAATCGAACTGCGCCTGCGCATTGAAGAATGGAAAGTACACCCATGA